AGAGCTCATTAACAGGAAGAGCACGAGCACAGCAGTTTATGACACAAATGTACATTTCCTTATCCCATGTTATTCCACTCTTCAATATTTTATAATACAATTCTGCTAACTTATCCAGCATGCCACATCGTTGATAAATACGAAGCATATCACGAAAAAGATGTATATCAGGAATGATATCCTTTCGCATCTCAATTGTTTCTAAAACAGAGCAAGCATTACTCAAAGATCCAGATTTGACATACAGCCTAACAACAACACTGAAGGTTATCATGTCCAAGGCAATTCCAGAAGATTTTAAGTTCATATAAACCTTCTCAGCTTCGGTGAATAGACCCATGATGCCATAAACATCAATCATAGTGCATGAGATGTGCAAGTTTGGCTTGTCATCTGATTTGGGCATTTGAGTGTATATCTTAACAGCATTTTCAAGATTGCCCGAGTCCTTGCATGAACATATTAACAAATGATACAAATTATCCTCGAAATTTTTGTCCTCCCACTTTTTGTCCCTTAAGACCATTATAGCATCATCCACCAAGCGATGCTTCACATAAGCCGTGACCACCATGAAGCAAGAGGTCTGGTTGACTAGAATGTGTTGGTAGAAAGAAGCTCTCAAAAGAAGAGGCACCATATCAATCTTTCCAGCCCTCTCATATGCTTGCAAAAGAGTACTAATGATGGAGGAATACTGGCATCCTGTCTTCAGCATATCATTAAGAATTCTGATGGCACCATTTTTGTCCCCATGTTTGGCTTGCAAGTTTATTAGCGTGTACAAGTTGGAAGAGTTAGGTTTGTAACCCAATCTCTTAAGATCCTTGTAATACCGTTCTGCCGCCAAATAATTTCCAGCCCGACCCCAGCCTTCAATCATGGAGCGATAAGTGGCCTCATCAGGCTCCAATCCAATACTTTTTAAGCTTAGGAATAAGCATTGAGCAGCATCCATATTGGATACCTTTCCATACCCAGTAATCAATGTGTTATATGCAACAATATTACTAGAAATGCCCGCCTCTTGCATTGAAACCAAAACCTGCTCGGCTTCCTCTAACTTGCCTTGCTGACTGTAAGCATTAAGCAAAACCAACCAATTTTCCGCGTTCATTACAACTTTATCTTCTCTCATTAAGCAAATAGTCTCTTCTGCTTTATCATACAAATTTAAGCGGGTATAAATTGTAATCATGGCCGAGTATGCTGATTGACATATAATCCCAAAACTTCTCATGTGACGGAATGCAAACTCCGCCTCCTCAATCTTCCATCCCTTCTGGTAAAGTCCCATGACCATACCAAAGGTGGCAACATTAGGCTTAACCTCAAGCTCCAGCATTAGTTGAAACCACTTCGCAACCAAATCCACACGCCCCCTTTTACAGCAAGCATATATAACTGTATTGAAAACCTGAAAATTCAACTCAAATCCCAAATCAGTACTTAATTCTCTAACCATCTTCTCCGCTGCATCCCAATCTTCTTTCCTCCCTAGCACTCGGAAAACCAAATTATAAGCACTTACATTCTTCTCCAACTTCCCATTACTCCTCATCCACTCAAAAAATCTCAAAGTTTTGCTATCACCACACTTTTCAAGCCGTTTCAAGATCATGTTACACTGTTCCAAACTCAAGTCAGGCCCAACAGCAGAGTAATTAACATCCAATTcaccatcaaacacaaaaaaataatcTGTTTTTCCTTCATTATGATCCCTATTCCTTCTAAAAGTAAACTTAACACCCTTATCCCTTTCAGCCCCTCTCTTCCCAATCCTATTCCTCCTTCTAACTTCCATTGAAGAATTCGGATTTTCCTCAACCATAGTTTCACTAACCAAATCCCCTTTTTTAGATAAAAGGTTGTCGTTACTACCTTCACTCGACTCGGTTGCCAAACCAGAGACATTAATGTTACTAAATTCACCAACAAAAGTGACTATGTGAGGTCTAGTAACACGAATATAGCTAGAAATGGAACAACGATcagggaattgaattgggttGACAGAAAAATTGGACCTTTTCGGGTCAACAGTGTCAAAGAAGATGGACAATCTGAGTGATGCCATATTTTCAGTGCAACCTCCACAGATTGATCGAATATCGTGATTTTACTTCAATTCAATAAAAGAGTATACAACAGAGAGTGATGGGTTGGTGCCATACCTTGTAGAGATAATGAGAATTGAAGCAGTGGAGGAAAATAAGCGCCTTTAAGACTTGATCGCTTTTGCCTTTTGGACACTAGTCTGTCTGACTCAAGAGGGAACAGACTCAGGTTGCAGTAATGTAAATTATTTCAAAGAGGAACCCAAAATAGTAAATCGCCACTGGATTTGGGAATGCGTCCAGTCCATTGAATTTCCACGGCCCATTGTGCAATATCGTGGGCCAGATGGTTGGCTCTCATCTATGAATTTTTGAGGATTTTCATTGCTCCATTCTGGTTAAACCCACTTCAATACTGACCGGACCCGACCCGACCCTATGCTCCAGTTTGCCACCATATCGGGATTCTTGATAGCAGCAATAACTACCTCCGAATCCTCTTTCAGAAAGTTAGACAAGACAACAATCAAATCCACGATAACGTCTTTTTCAAGCTTGAGTGACTGCTTCTTTCATTGTTGCAGATTTTACTGCCATGTAACCATGTAAGTAGGAAGGTTTGAATCTTCGCCCTCATAAAACAAGACAGAATTTTGACAACTGGGTTTTCTTCTTGTGGAGGAAACAGA
This genomic window from Tripterygium wilfordii isolate XIE 37 chromosome 9, ASM1340144v1, whole genome shotgun sequence contains:
- the LOC120006371 gene encoding pentatricopeptide repeat-containing protein At4g30825, chloroplastic, whose protein sequence is MASLRLSIFFDTVDPKRSNFSVNPIQFPDRCSISSYIRVTRPHIVTFVGEFSNINVSGLATESSEGSNDNLLSKKGDLVSETMVEENPNSSMEVRRRNRIGKRGAERDKGVKFTFRRNRDHNEGKTDYFFVFDGELDVNYSAVGPDLSLEQCNMILKRLEKCGDSKTLRFFEWMRSNGKLEKNVSAYNLVFRVLGRKEDWDAAEKMVRELSTDLGFELNFQVFNTVIYACCKRGRVDLVAKWFQLMLELEVKPNVATFGMVMGLYQKGWKIEEAEFAFRHMRSFGIICQSAYSAMITIYTRLNLYDKAEETICLMREDKVVMNAENWLVLLNAYSQQGKLEEAEQVLVSMQEAGISSNIVAYNTLITGYGKVSNMDAAQCLFLSLKSIGLEPDEATYRSMIEGWGRAGNYLAAERYYKDLKRLGYKPNSSNLYTLINLQAKHGDKNGAIRILNDMLKTGCQYSSIISTLLQAYERAGKIDMVPLLLRASFYQHILVNQTSCFMVVTAYVKHRLVDDAIMVLRDKKWEDKNFEDNLYHLLICSCKDSGNLENAVKIYTQMPKSDDKPNLHISCTMIDVYGIMGLFTEAEKVYMNLKSSGIALDMITFSVVVRLYVKSGSLSNACSVLETIEMRKDIIPDIHLFRDMLRIYQRCGMLDKLAELYYKILKSGITWDKEMYICVINCCARALPVNELSRLFDEMLSHGFTPNTITFNVMLDVYGKSKLFNEARKLFWMAKKQGLVDVISYNTIFAAYGQNRDFKNMSSTIRHMQFDGFSVSLEVYNCMLDVYGKEGQMENFRTVLQRMKEVRCASDHYTYNIMVNIYGKKGWIDEVADVLTELSASGLKPDLCTYNTLIKAYGIAGMVEDAVALVKEMRDNRIEPDKITYTNLINTLQKNDEFLEAVRWSLWMKQMGL